A region of the Candidatus Polarisedimenticolia bacterium genome:
CAGGGCCGCGGAGAGGGTCGAGGCCACCCGCGTCATGTCGACCGGTGACGTATCGGCTCCCGGCTCGACGCCGCGTCCCCAGAACAGCAGCGGCACGCGGGCGTCGGCATCATACGGCTGGCCGTGGGTGACGCAGCCATCCTCGTCCAGCTCCACCCATCCCGGCTGCATGACCAGTGTGAGGTCTCCCATGCGCTCCGGCCGCGAGCTGAGCCGAACCGGCGTCGAGACCTCGCCACGCACGATCTCGTCGTAGGTGTAGGCCTCGCGGACCCCCTCCACGCCGAGCAGGTAGTTCTTCAGCCAGCCACGCACCAGCGGCAGCGAGGAGGCGGGAATTCGGTCGGTGTTCAGGTAGAGCATCGGGTCGCGCCAGGCCCGCACCAGCGCCTCCGAGAGCGGCATCGAGCTGTCTTCCTTGATGCCCAGGAAACGCGCCAGCTCGTACTCGATCCGCTGCCGCAGCTCCGGCAGCTCTCCGATCCTGGTGACCCGGACGCTGCGCTGATCGCTCAGGTCGAGCCGGCCGGCCGGAATGCCGCGCTTGAGAAGCACCTTCACGTTGGGTGTCACGCCGTGATCGGCGGTGAGCGCAACGAGGAGGCTCTCGCGGCCAAGCCGCTTGATCAGGAAATCGAGGAAGCGGCCGATGGTCGCGTCGAGCCGCTTCATGCCGTCGGCCACCTCGCACGAGTCAGGCCCGAACATGTGGCCGTAGTAATCGGTGCTCGAAAAGCCGACGACCAGCAGGTCGGGCTGCCCTTTGGGGTTCTTTCCCAGGCCGTGCGCCTCGATCACCCGCTCCGCCATTCCCTCGAGCAGGTCGTTGCCGTAAGGGGTGAACTGCAGCGCGCGGCCATCGGTCACCTTGTGGGGAAAGCTCTTCCCCATGCCGAATTCATCCACGTGCGTAGCGGCCACGTCATCCGGGCACTGGATCTCGCAGCTGGGCAGGGAGCACTCCCAGCTGCGCCAGTCGGGGTGCAGCTTGAACAGCGTCATGGTCTCGGGATCGCCGGGCTTTTCGGTGAGACCCTGCTCCTTCGAATAGGCGAGGGCCGATCCGCTGCACGCAGGATAGAAATCGGAGCAGACGAACGACGGTGCGCCATCTGGGAGCGTATCCATCCAATAGGCGGCATCGGCCGTTTTTCCGGTCGTCAGGATCGCGGAGCGGTCCTTGATGGCGACTCCCACGACCCGGGCGCCCGGAAAGGTCCGCTTCATCCGATCCGCCAGAGAGGGATCCAGCAGGTTGCAGGGATTGCCGACGCGCGGCGCGTCAGCCGGCACGGCGCTCCAGCCGCTCAGGCTGCAGGTGCCTTTCTCACCCGGCTTCCAGGGGCCGTAGGCGCAGTTCACCGCCCTGCCCGTGGCCCGGTCGAACCACTGGTTCGCGACAATC
Encoded here:
- a CDS encoding alkaline phosphatase family protein — encoded protein: MGRRHPAQSMAAAALLLLALAPSPARARVASSASRKPPKLAVLIVVDQMPADTLDRFHAFFGERGFRRLESEGRYFKGARYAHQTTLTGPSHTVLGTGTYGFMSGIVANQWFDRATGRAVNCAYGPWKPGEKGTCSLSGWSAVPADAPRVGNPCNLLDPSLADRMKRTFPGARVVGVAIKDRSAILTTGKTADAAYWMDTLPDGAPSFVCSDFYPACSGSALAYSKEQGLTEKPGDPETMTLFKLHPDWRSWECSLPSCEIQCPDDVAATHVDEFGMGKSFPHKVTDGRALQFTPYGNDLLEGMAERVIEAHGLGKNPKGQPDLLVVGFSSTDYYGHMFGPDSCEVADGMKRLDATIGRFLDFLIKRLGRESLLVALTADHGVTPNVKVLLKRGIPAGRLDLSDQRSVRVTRIGELPELRQRIEYELARFLGIKEDSSMPLSEALVRAWRDPMLYLNTDRIPASSLPLVRGWLKNYLLGVEGVREAYTYDEIVRGEVSTPVRLSSRPERMGDLTLVMQPGWVELDEDGCVTHGQPYDADARVPLLFWGRGVEPGADTSPVDMTRVASTLSAALGLDLGGLSDPAPLALRGAPIK